Genomic window (Macaca thibetana thibetana isolate TM-01 chromosome 6, ASM2454274v1, whole genome shotgun sequence):
TTGCCCCTCTGTGCCCAGGCAGAATAGGCAAAAGAGAGCTGAACATTTGTGCACACGGTGCAGAATGCACACAGACTGGCAGGACGCAGCCGGAGAGGACACGGGGTCCATGGAACCAGTCGCAGCTTGAATATGCTTGTCTAGGAGCGCGTCTGCACACCCTTGGAGGTGGTGTGCCCGGCCTGAGCTACCCAACAGCCAGTGGGCACTCGGAACAAACCAGGCCATGCCTGGAGGGAGCCTGTCAAGTAGGAGGATGAATGCAGGTGTGCACGCTCGGCTGAGCTTTGTCTCTGAGTTGGTTTGCTTACCTCAACGGTTTGTCCCTGTTTGGCGTGTGGCTCTGTTCATAGGTCTGTAACTGTGTCTTTGCCCGTCAGTCTTCCTGTGACCCtgtgcttttctctctttctctctgtccctgtctctgtccctctgtccgtGAGTGATGTGAGGCCAGGCCGGGGGCAGTCGCAGCCGCGTCCTCTCTTGCCCTCATTGGTTCGCAGCCGTCCCCCCGGGCAGCCGCCGCCAGTCCCGCCCCTCCCCCGCACCCCCGCCCGGGACCAGAGCGCGCTCAGAGCCGCCAGAAAGCTCAGTCTCCTGCTCAAAACAGGAGTGCAGCAGCCGGAGCGAGTGGGGACAAGCTCGCCGAACACCGGGCGTCTCGACAGGGACCCGAGGCTGCAGGACTGCTCCGAGACGCTGCGGTGACGGCAGCGCCGGAGGATGCGGAGGACTCTCTGGCCACCCGCCCTCCGTGCGCTCTGCCACCAGCGCTGAGCAGAGACCCCGGGCTGCGGCTGCACTCGCTTAGTGCCTCTCCCAGCAGCCGCAGCCCAGAGGTGCCCGGCACCTGGAGCTCACTGGAGCTGAGGGTCCGAGCTGAGCTGGCTGTTGTAAAGCTGAAAGACGAGTCAGTGACTGGGACCTCTGTCCTGGTGGCGACGGTGAGAAACGGTGAGCCCGAGGGACGCGGCATAGAACTCTCCAGCTCCGAGCACTGGGGTCCGCCGGCCGGCAGGGAAGGCAGCTGAGCGCAGAGGCGAGTGAGCGGACGCGTCCTGGGGTCTTTGCAGTCCCCGCCAGCCCAAGGCACTGACTCTCGGTCAGTTGAGCGCGGCAGGGCGGGAGAGGCGCGCCATGGAGGCGCCGGGTTTCGCCAGTATGCTCCAGGCCAAGTGAAGCGGTCCGGCTGGGGTCGGCGGGACCCGCGGGCCATGTACGGCGACATATTCAACGCCACGGGCGGCCCCGAGGCGGCGGTAGACAGCGCGCTGGCCCCAGGAGCCACGGTCAAGGCAGAAGGCGCTTTGCCGCTGGAGCTGGCCACTGCGCGCGGTATGCGGGACGGCGCGGCCACAAAGCCCGACCTGCCCACCTACCTGCTGCtcttcttcctgctgctgctctCGGTGGCGCTCGTCGTCCTCTTCATCGGTTGCCAGCTGCGCCATTCGGCCTTTGCCGCGCTGCCCCACGACCGCTCGCTGCGCGATGCCCGCGCGCCCTGGAAGACGCGGCCGGTGTAGTGTGGGACTGAGCCACGGCCGCCGGGCGCCCAGTCCCGACCTAGCCAAGAGCAGCCAGCTTGAGCCTGGTAGAGAGGGCATGATGCCGGGGATCGCTGGCCCCTGGGAACACTGCGCCCTGACCCAAAGACCCTTCCTGAACTAGAGTGGCAACCCCAGCGGAAAGGGAGACCGAGGCGTCAGGAGGCTGTGTAGGGTCTCGATTCCAGTACCTGTAGGTACCGTGGTTCTCATCCCTTGGCCGAATCTTTCTTCCTCTGGACAAAGGGTCCAGTCGGGAAACCTTCCTGAAAGGCGGCGCGCCAGCCCGGGCACAGAAGGCTTGCTCGCCGCCTGCTGACTTCCTTACTTTGCACACGGAAGGGACAGGAACCGCGAGCGTGCAACTAGCCTGGAGCTACCTGTCTGGACTCGCAGGCCCTGTGGCTGTTtccccactgctgccaccacctcTCTTGCTCCTTGACACCGAGGAGGACCCCACTAGGATCTCAGCGTCGTGAACTCACCTGAACTTTGGAAGGTTGGCACTCCGGGGCCGCATCCCCCTGGGGAAATGACCGAACGCGGGGTTTCAGTGGGTCCCGCTCGGGTCTAAGGACCCTGTGTTCCTTCTGTGGGCACGGGCAGTGGGAGGCCAGTGGAAAGGCGCAGGGGCCCACCTGCGCGTCTCACATCTTCAGGGGCCGcatttctacaataaaaactcaCCCAATTAGACCTAGTGCTGAGAACGTGCTGGTAATTGTTTGCGCCGCTTTGGAAAAGGGGATAAGGGTAGATCGATCCCGAGTAGGAGACCCAAGGGAGacccacctcccctcccaggaCATTTTGATGATACTACCCCCTCTTCAGCTTTTCCCCAGGGTCGGTCAATTACTTCCTCGGGAAGTTTTTTTTCAGGATGGTCTCCAGGGAAAATTGCTGCCTGACCTGCTGAATAAATTCCCATTAACAGGGCTCCTGGGGACCCTTTCTGCAGGGCAGTTCCTTCCACCGGGCATCTTCCCTTTTGCTCTGGGCTTCCCTGGGCCTGAAACCCCTGAAGAGCCATATCTGGACCAGAACCATCTGGTGAAGGAAGAGCCTGAAGGTCAGGTGGTGGCAGTTCCTCCCAAAGGAGATGGGGCACTTCCTCCCAAAGGAGATGGGGGCCTGCCCTGGAGAACCTGGCAGGAGGGAAATGGATGCATAAACTCAGTTAAGGGGAAAACAGCTTCAAAGAACTTGAGGGGGACTAGAAAGGCTTGTGATAACCTTACAAAAACCTTAACCAAAGTTAACCCAATTATAGGGAGTCTTTTTATGGGGCTTTAAAACCGTTTCAGGAGTCACCTGGCTCTGGAGCACTAGAGCTTAGAGAAGGTTTGACTGAAAATGAATTTGACAGACTGGCTAATCCAGTCATTCTGACCCACGCCAGGGTCACTTGGGCTTTGGCAATCTTTAGACAACTAAGGACTCTTGGCTCTGGCCAAATGCGTACAGGCACAAAATTCTGCAACAATTCTAAGAGCTGTGACACTGAAACTGGTTCCTGAGGCCAGATTGAGGTTGGGGAAGAGAGATTGGCCAGGGCTCCTgaggcccagcccagcccaccacTTCTCCTCAGTCAGTGCCCAAGATTCCCTCCTGGCTCCTATCCCAGGAAGCACTGGAGAGGAGACATAGGAACCAGAAAAGCCTCCCCGGGCTTGATTCTCCACGCCTTCCAGAACTAATACCCACCAGGTCCTAACAATGCCAATTCTATGATCACCTCATACAGCATTTCAGTTTGGTCTTCAGAAAGGTAGCCAAACCTCTGCAGCCTATAATAAAGGTAACCCAAGCTAATCTCCATGAACCTTGGTTGCAGAGAGGACTAGATGGAAATAAATGTGAGAAATATGAGGGCCCGTGGCTGGCATACAAAATCACAGGCTGCTGAAATGGGGGACCCTTCAGCCTTGGTCTGAGGGCTTGGTCTGAGGGATTAGGAGACTAATGTAGAGGCAGAGTATCCCTCCACCACATGTGGTAGTGGCCAGATCTGATGGCAGTATGCAGAGCGGTCAAACGTACAAGCTCTGGAGTTCAAATGCCTGGctttaaatcccagctccacctctCACTAGCTGTATGGCCTTGTGCAAATAACCTATTTGAGCCTattccctcatctgcaaaatgggtattATATCACCTAGCTCTACAAGTTTGAATAATAGAGTGTAACCAAAGTTATTATAACCAATAACATGCTAGCATAATGCTTGTACAAAATGAGCGTCCAAATGATAGCTATTTGTAGAACTGAGCTATAGGCTTGAAGCAGCACTGCTGCTGGGAGAAGGAGACCCCCCCAACAGGATGTGCTCTCACTAGGGCCCACTGTCTTTTGTGAccacaaacaaatgcaaagacTGGTTCCTTCATGGAAGAACATGAGTAGATGAAC
Coding sequences:
- the SMIM32 gene encoding small integral membrane protein 32 → MYGDIFNATGGPEAAVDSALAPGATVKAEGALPLELATARGMRDGAATKPDLPTYLLLFFLLLLSVALVVLFIGCQLRHSAFAALPHDRSLRDARAPWKTRPV